One Ornithorhynchus anatinus isolate Pmale09 chromosome 2, mOrnAna1.pri.v4, whole genome shotgun sequence DNA segment encodes these proteins:
- the CABP1 gene encoding calcium-binding protein 1 isoform X3 encodes MGNCVKSPLRNLSRQDRDLRPEEIEELREAFKEFDKDKDGFINCRDLGNCMRTMGYMPTEMELIELSQQINMNLGGHVDFDDFVELMGPKLLAETADMIGVKELRDAFREFDTNGDGEISTSELREAMKKLLGHQVGHRDIEDIIRDVDLNGDGRVDFEEFVRMMSR; translated from the exons GACCGAGACCTGCGGCCGGAAGAGATCGAAG AACTAAGGGAAGCCTTCAAAGAATTTGACAAAGACAAGGACGGCTTCATCAACTGCAGGGACCTGGGCAACTGTATGCGTACGATGGGCTACATGCCCACCGAGATGGAGCTGATAGAGCTCTCTCAGCAAATCAACATGAACT TGGGCGGTCATGTGGATTTTGATGACTTTGTGGAGCTGATGGGCCCCAAGCTCCTGGCGGAAACAGCAGACATGATCGGTGTCAAGGAGCTGCGGGATGCCTTCCGAGAG TTCGACACCAATGGCGATGGGGAGATCAGCACCAGTGAGCTCCGGGAGGCCATGAAGAAGCTGCTGGGACACCAGGTGGGACATCGGGACATCGAGGACATCATCCGAGACGTGGACCTCAACGGGGATGGGCGTGTCGACTTCGAAG AGTTCGTGCGGATGATGTCCCGCTGA